Proteins from a single region of Corynebacterium casei LMG S-19264:
- a CDS encoding peptidoglycan D,D-transpeptidase FtsI family protein codes for MAKRLNLIISILLIITVVLVGRLAWVQVVWGPDLAARAEAQRTRVYVEPARRGEVVDRDGQRIAYTMAARSLTVSPTRLRDELREQEEIEASNEGELSGMSEEEQNEFLDERLTQRLEEMAEGIPDVIEESGASTTNVDSEQIMDKLRADTQYEVLVRNVDPDIAVEIANTYHGVAADHQDIRQYPNGAIAENIIGKVSMDGQGQFGFEASGDSLLTGIDGRSTEDVSTDGQLIPGTVRDEVEAIDGSNVQLTLDLDLQTYVQQKLEQAVDNSGAKMGEAVVLDAVTGEVLSMANTGTIDPNKDIEAQLADGKDFENRSISHPYEPGSVAKVVTAAAAIEEGLTTPEEVHQVPGSIDVAGVTVADAWQHGVEPYTTTGIFGKSSNVGTLQIAERLGEEKFAEYLEKFGLGKTTGIELPNESSGLLPALEQWSGGTFANLPIGQGMSWTTLQMASVYQAMANEGERVEPRIIDSITDADGKDIPQDEPGTTQVVSPETAKTVTDMFRSTFQEDPAYVQNGTAMGNDIEGYQLSGKTGTAQKVNPETGAYSESAYWITFAGIAPADDPRFVVAIMLDEPQSGTNDDGSGGQSAAPLFSDIASWLLNRDNIPTSPEGKRWVMTQY; via the coding sequence ATGGCGAAGCGTCTGAACTTGATCATCAGCATCTTGCTGATCATCACCGTCGTGTTGGTGGGACGTTTGGCATGGGTCCAAGTTGTGTGGGGCCCAGACTTGGCAGCGCGCGCGGAAGCGCAGCGCACCCGGGTGTACGTGGAGCCGGCACGTCGCGGTGAAGTAGTAGACCGTGACGGCCAGCGCATTGCTTACACCATGGCAGCGCGTTCTTTGACCGTGTCACCAACGCGTTTGCGTGATGAGTTGCGTGAGCAAGAAGAGATCGAAGCCAGCAATGAGGGCGAACTGTCTGGCATGAGCGAGGAAGAGCAGAATGAGTTTCTCGACGAGCGCCTGACACAGCGCCTGGAAGAAATGGCAGAGGGTATCCCTGATGTCATTGAAGAATCCGGTGCGTCAACCACCAATGTGGATTCTGAGCAGATCATGGATAAGCTGCGCGCGGATACTCAGTATGAGGTGCTGGTGCGCAATGTTGATCCTGATATCGCGGTCGAGATTGCTAACACCTACCATGGTGTGGCTGCGGACCATCAAGATATCCGCCAGTACCCGAATGGCGCGATTGCTGAAAACATCATCGGCAAGGTGTCCATGGATGGCCAAGGTCAGTTTGGCTTTGAGGCATCCGGAGACTCATTGCTTACAGGTATTGATGGCCGTTCCACCGAGGACGTTTCCACCGATGGCCAGTTGATTCCGGGTACGGTCCGCGATGAGGTTGAGGCCATTGATGGCTCCAATGTCCAGCTGACTTTGGACTTGGATTTGCAGACCTATGTGCAGCAGAAGCTGGAGCAGGCTGTAGATAATTCTGGTGCCAAGATGGGTGAGGCCGTGGTCTTGGATGCTGTCACCGGTGAGGTGCTGTCCATGGCTAATACGGGCACCATCGATCCAAATAAGGACATCGAGGCGCAGTTGGCGGATGGCAAGGACTTTGAAAACCGTTCCATCTCACACCCTTATGAGCCAGGTTCGGTGGCCAAGGTCGTGACCGCGGCAGCGGCCATTGAGGAAGGACTGACCACACCGGAAGAAGTCCACCAGGTGCCAGGTTCCATTGATGTTGCTGGCGTGACCGTTGCGGATGCGTGGCAGCACGGCGTGGAGCCGTACACCACCACGGGTATCTTCGGTAAATCTTCCAACGTCGGTACGCTGCAGATTGCAGAGCGCCTGGGCGAAGAGAAATTCGCTGAGTACTTAGAGAAGTTCGGCTTGGGCAAGACCACCGGTATTGAGCTGCCTAATGAGTCTTCGGGCTTGTTGCCGGCGTTAGAGCAGTGGTCCGGCGGTACCTTCGCTAACCTGCCTATTGGCCAGGGCATGTCCTGGACAACCTTGCAGATGGCTAGCGTGTACCAGGCTATGGCCAATGAGGGTGAGCGGGTTGAACCACGCATTATTGACTCGATTACGGATGCCGATGGCAAGGATATTCCACAAGATGAGCCAGGCACCACGCAGGTTGTTTCCCCGGAGACAGCGAAGACGGTGACGGACATGTTCCGTTCGACGTTCCAGGAAGACCCAGCGTATGTCCAAAACGGTACGGCTATGGGCAATGATATTGAGGGCTATCAGCTTTCCGGCAAGACGGGTACCGCACAGAAGGTCAACCCGGAAACCGGTGCTTATTCTGAAAGTGCGTACTGGATTACCTTCGCGGGCATTGCGCCGGCTGATGACCCACGCTTTGTGGTTGCCATCATGCTGGATGAGCCACAGTCCGGTACCAATGATGACGGTTCCGGCGGGCAGTCCGCAGCACCGCTGTTCAGTGATATCGCTTCCTGGTTGCTCAACCGTGACAACATTCCAACCTCGCCGGAGGGCAAGCGTTGGGTAATGACGCAATACTGA
- a CDS encoding Mur ligase family protein, whose translation MTTTLKKLAEIAGGEVIGDASVTVDAITLDSRAVESEHLFAAVPGTRAHGAEFAAQTSAKAVLTDARGVEILTASSAEAGAEGTEGVEGAQVKAFDRPIIVVDDIRAVLGDVSAEIYGHPTKQLTVIGVTGTSGKTTTTYLLETGLLAAGYSTGLIGTTGTRINREPIETKLTTPEAPTLQELFSRMVEEGVSHVVMEVSSHALELGRVNGVDFAVGGFTNLSQDHLDFHPTMEEYFAAKSALFIGDGAARHSVVCINDAWGERLADMVDAAGGPLTAVSTTGAISHAGEKAAAVEADVMLRERTRELLVPGTVVAWQHSVETTGEQHVALEINPSRDTEVIQAELARSFDFRLPLPGEFNIANAALAVGMASAAGIDLDIFISALTKVAVPGRMQRIDEGQDFVAVVDYAHKPAAIEAVLDTLRSQLEAASAASSGVAAGDEAAAGRIGVVVGAGGDRDSSKRGLMGAAAAKRADFVVVTDDNPRTEDPAPIRAAVIAGAREGAQDSGREVEIIEVASRAEAIDAVVNWAQTGDAVIVVGKGHEVGQLVGETMHHFDDREEVSRALQSKRAARLNAAEDSNGRQK comes from the coding sequence ATGACTACAACGCTTAAAAAGCTAGCGGAGATCGCAGGCGGTGAGGTTATTGGAGATGCTTCGGTTACGGTTGATGCAATCACCTTAGATTCGCGCGCAGTGGAGTCGGAGCACCTGTTTGCTGCTGTTCCGGGCACCCGCGCACATGGTGCAGAGTTTGCCGCCCAGACTTCCGCAAAGGCAGTGCTTACCGATGCCCGCGGCGTGGAAATCCTCACCGCCTCCTCAGCGGAAGCTGGCGCGGAGGGCACAGAAGGCGTAGAGGGTGCCCAGGTGAAGGCCTTTGATCGTCCGATCATTGTGGTTGATGATATTCGCGCGGTGCTGGGTGATGTTTCAGCAGAAATCTATGGGCACCCAACCAAGCAACTAACTGTCATTGGTGTCACGGGCACTTCGGGCAAAACAACAACTACATACTTGCTAGAGACTGGTCTGTTAGCCGCGGGATATTCCACTGGTCTAATTGGCACCACGGGTACTCGCATTAATCGAGAGCCAATAGAGACCAAGCTGACCACGCCTGAAGCACCGACCCTGCAGGAGCTTTTTTCCCGCATGGTGGAAGAAGGCGTTAGCCACGTGGTCATGGAGGTTTCCTCCCACGCACTGGAACTGGGCCGAGTCAATGGTGTGGACTTTGCGGTTGGTGGGTTTACTAACCTGTCCCAAGACCACTTGGATTTCCACCCGACGATGGAAGAATACTTCGCGGCGAAGTCAGCTCTGTTTATCGGTGACGGTGCCGCACGCCACTCGGTAGTCTGCATTAATGATGCGTGGGGCGAGCGCCTCGCTGACATGGTTGATGCTGCCGGTGGTCCCTTGACTGCGGTGTCTACCACTGGTGCGATTTCGCACGCAGGAGAAAAAGCCGCAGCAGTAGAAGCAGATGTGATGCTGCGTGAGCGCACCCGTGAGCTGTTGGTTCCAGGAACGGTAGTGGCGTGGCAACACAGCGTTGAGACCACCGGTGAGCAACACGTTGCGCTGGAGATTAACCCTTCGCGTGATACCGAAGTGATTCAGGCTGAGCTCGCTCGTTCGTTTGATTTCCGCCTGCCATTGCCAGGAGAGTTCAACATCGCCAACGCGGCCTTGGCCGTGGGCATGGCGAGTGCCGCGGGCATTGACTTGGACATTTTCATTTCCGCGTTGACCAAGGTTGCGGTCCCTGGCCGCATGCAGCGTATCGATGAAGGTCAGGATTTCGTGGCCGTTGTTGATTACGCACACAAGCCAGCAGCCATTGAGGCTGTTTTAGATACTCTGCGCTCCCAGCTGGAGGCAGCATCGGCCGCCTCCAGCGGAGTTGCGGCGGGAGACGAAGCTGCTGCCGGACGTATCGGCGTAGTCGTCGGTGCAGGTGGTGACCGTGATTCCTCGAAGCGCGGGCTGATGGGTGCTGCTGCAGCCAAGCGGGCGGACTTCGTGGTCGTTACTGATGACAACCCACGCACTGAAGACCCAGCACCGATTCGTGCGGCAGTGATTGCTGGCGCACGTGAAGGCGCGCAAGATTCCGGGCGTGAGGTAGAGATTATTGAAGTTGCATCGCGCGCTGAAGCCATCGATGCCGTGGTCAACTGGGCACAAACTGGTGACGCCGTCATCGTCGTGGGTAAAGGCCACGAAGTGGGGCAGCTGGTCGGGGAGACCATGCACCACTTTGATGACCGTGAAGAAGTCTCCCGCGCATTACAATCAAAGCGGGCCGCTCGTCTCAACGCTGCTGAAGACTCCAATGGGAGGCAAAAATGA
- a CDS encoding UDP-N-acetylmuramoyl-tripeptide--D-alanyl-D-alanine ligase has product MIDLTLKEIANIVGGSLDSVDNPDARVTGFVEFDSRKVTPGGLFLCFPGAKVDGHDYAEKAIEQGAVAVLAARPVGVPAIVVAPTGRVEGDGANADIYANDSDGSAAAVVRALSDLAHYVTKKLAEDHELTIIGVTGSAGKTSTKDLIATILRHDGETVAPPGSFNNEIGHPYTALRSDVDTKYLVAELSARGIGHIKHLTDIATPRIGVVLNVGSAHLGEFGSRENIAKAKGELVEALPSVGDGGVAVLNADDPFVIAMAKRTAAKVVSYSSANPPAAGADYYATDISLDNVARPSFTLHAPGAQPVSVTLQVFGVHQVSNSLAAAAAAIEAGLSVEAVADSLSGHRNASAHRMDVHTRGDGVTIINDSYNANPDSMRAAIAALGYTTSGRPDARSIAVLGEMGELGEQAIDAHYALGAELAKFHVDTLIVVGDSKNCEAMADAAHGRGINTMVSQDIDDAIWRIEDVLNTPPAGVEDWSQRELKDVVLVKASNAQRLWLVSERLLNGED; this is encoded by the coding sequence ATGATTGACCTGACACTGAAAGAAATCGCAAATATCGTCGGCGGTTCACTCGACAGCGTCGATAACCCTGATGCGCGCGTGACCGGCTTTGTGGAATTCGATTCCCGCAAGGTCACACCAGGCGGGCTGTTTCTGTGCTTTCCAGGCGCCAAAGTAGATGGCCATGACTATGCAGAAAAGGCCATTGAGCAAGGCGCGGTCGCGGTATTAGCAGCCCGCCCTGTAGGCGTTCCAGCCATTGTGGTTGCCCCAACCGGCCGCGTTGAAGGAGATGGCGCGAATGCGGATATCTATGCCAATGATTCAGATGGTTCTGCCGCCGCTGTGGTTCGTGCACTCTCGGATTTGGCACACTATGTGACGAAGAAGCTGGCAGAGGATCACGAATTGACTATCATTGGTGTTACTGGTTCTGCTGGCAAGACCTCGACGAAAGACTTGATCGCAACGATTTTGCGCCACGATGGTGAGACGGTGGCACCGCCCGGTTCTTTCAACAATGAGATTGGGCATCCTTACACTGCGCTGCGCAGTGATGTGGACACCAAATACTTGGTGGCAGAGCTTTCTGCGCGCGGAATTGGCCATATCAAGCACCTGACTGACATTGCGACTCCACGCATCGGCGTGGTGCTCAACGTTGGCAGCGCGCACCTGGGCGAGTTTGGTTCCCGCGAAAACATTGCGAAAGCAAAGGGTGAGCTGGTTGAGGCATTGCCATCGGTAGGCGATGGCGGAGTGGCTGTTTTAAACGCTGATGATCCTTTTGTCATCGCGATGGCTAAGCGCACCGCAGCGAAGGTGGTGTCCTATTCTTCGGCGAATCCACCGGCTGCTGGCGCGGACTATTACGCGACTGATATCTCTTTGGACAATGTGGCGCGTCCATCCTTTACGCTGCACGCACCAGGTGCACAGCCAGTATCGGTGACTTTGCAGGTCTTCGGTGTGCACCAAGTATCCAACTCTTTGGCGGCGGCCGCCGCTGCCATCGAGGCAGGACTCTCGGTGGAAGCTGTGGCTGATTCCCTCAGCGGGCATCGCAATGCATCCGCACACCGCATGGATGTGCACACCCGCGGTGATGGAGTCACCATTATTAATGACTCCTATAACGCAAACCCTGATTCCATGCGTGCCGCTATTGCAGCATTGGGTTACACCACGTCAGGCCGTCCAGATGCCCGCTCCATTGCTGTGCTGGGTGAGATGGGCGAGCTGGGTGAGCAGGCAATTGATGCGCACTATGCCCTGGGCGCAGAACTAGCGAAATTCCATGTTGACACCTTGATTGTTGTTGGTGATTCCAAGAACTGTGAGGCGATGGCAGACGCTGCGCACGGACGCGGTATAAATACTATGGTTAGCCAGGATATCGATGACGCTATTTGGCGCATCGAGGACGTCCTCAACACCCCACCGGCTGGGGTAGAAGACTGGTCGCAACGCGAGTTGAAAGATGTGGTCCTGGTCAAAGCTTCAAATGCGCAGAGGCTCTGGTTGGTCTCTGAACGCCTGCTCAACGGCGAAGATTAA
- the mraY gene encoding phospho-N-acetylmuramoyl-pentapeptide-transferase: MTQIMASGVISFLVAIFFTPWLIRYFSNAGKGQEIREDGPKSHLRKRGTPTMGGLAILAGITIAYIAVNTYGSLTGTGGFTVSGILVLGLTLGLGALGFADDFIKLFKSRNLGLNKTAKLVGQLALALAFGLLVLQFPDSNGLTPATTHLSFVRDIPTFNIAIGPTIIGIIIFLVFMYILIAAWSNAVNLTDGLDGLAAGSTAFVMGAYSIITFWQFRNSCEVGYVAGCYQVRDPLDLAVLASAGLGGTLGFLWWNAAPAKIFMGDTGSLALGGLVAGLSVTTRTELLMIIVGALFVVEAASVVIQILVFKTTGKRFFRMAPIHHHFENGGWPETAVVIRFWLLAGMAAITGVGIFYGEWLLATGAGIL; the protein is encoded by the coding sequence ATGACTCAGATTATGGCCTCCGGCGTCATCAGCTTCCTTGTGGCGATCTTCTTTACCCCATGGCTTATTCGTTACTTCTCTAACGCCGGCAAAGGCCAAGAGATTCGTGAGGACGGCCCCAAGTCGCACTTGCGCAAGCGTGGCACGCCAACCATGGGTGGTTTGGCCATCCTGGCGGGTATCACCATCGCCTATATTGCCGTGAACACTTACGGTTCCCTAACCGGCACCGGCGGGTTTACCGTCTCCGGAATCCTGGTTCTAGGCTTGACTTTGGGCCTGGGCGCGCTGGGTTTTGCAGATGACTTCATCAAGCTGTTCAAGTCTCGCAACCTCGGGCTGAACAAGACCGCAAAGCTGGTAGGTCAGCTAGCGCTCGCGCTGGCATTTGGTCTATTGGTTCTCCAGTTCCCAGATAGCAATGGCTTAACACCTGCGACCACGCATTTGTCCTTTGTGCGCGATATCCCAACCTTTAATATCGCGATTGGGCCAACCATCATTGGCATCATCATTTTTTTGGTGTTTATGTACATCCTTATTGCGGCGTGGTCGAATGCGGTCAACCTCACCGATGGCCTGGATGGTCTCGCGGCCGGTTCCACGGCCTTTGTCATGGGCGCATACTCCATCATCACCTTCTGGCAGTTCCGTAACTCCTGCGAGGTCGGCTACGTCGCTGGTTGTTACCAGGTGCGTGACCCACTGGATTTGGCCGTTTTGGCATCGGCGGGCTTGGGCGGCACACTCGGCTTTTTGTGGTGGAATGCTGCGCCGGCAAAAATCTTCATGGGCGACACCGGCTCCTTGGCCCTTGGCGGCCTCGTCGCGGGTCTGTCCGTAACCACCCGTACTGAGCTGTTGATGATCATCGTCGGTGCACTCTTCGTGGTGGAGGCCGCGTCTGTTGTTATTCAGATTCTGGTGTTTAAGACCACCGGCAAACGCTTCTTCCGCATGGCACCAATTCACCACCACTTTGAAAATGGCGGCTGGCCTGAAACCGCAGTTGTTATCCGCTTTTGGTTGCTTGCCGGCATGGCAGCGATTACCGGCGTGGGCATTTTCTACGGCGAATGGCTATTAGCTACCGGCGCAGGCATCCTTTAA
- the murD gene encoding UDP-N-acetylmuramoyl-L-alanine--D-glutamate ligase, with protein MDSTLKLPRKVLVAGGGVSGRGCAAILAELGTDVTVADGNATTRKQLADDLGVAAIAPEDVDFAASSYDLVVTSPGWRPNSPLLAAASAARLEVIGDVELAWRLDRAEVFGPNRTWLVVTGTNGKTTTTGMLAAMMQANEAETGLRASAAGNIGVSLFTALAATPRVDVLCVELSSFQLHWSSTLRPRVGTVLNLAEDHIDWHGSFDAYARDKAKAFLGEVAVIGQDDPHVVQAAIDIRPRGIVTSFTAGEPQDGGVGVIDNDIVVGNPPTRLASAQGIEPAGIAGVLDACAAAAVAYAAGASAESISAGLAAYRVDAHRGEVVHEADGVKFIDNSKATNPHAVEAALAGLSDVIWIAGGQLKGAEVDDLVEKHHLALKAAVLLGQDREILAAALKEHAPELPVVLIEDTDGEEAMQRTVAAALQHAEAGDTVLLAPAAASLDMYSGMSQRGDLFALNARKLTQGEELKQ; from the coding sequence ATGGATTCCACGCTGAAGCTTCCACGAAAAGTTCTGGTCGCCGGTGGCGGGGTATCAGGCCGAGGATGCGCAGCAATCCTGGCAGAGCTTGGCACCGACGTCACCGTTGCGGACGGAAACGCCACAACACGCAAGCAGCTTGCCGATGACCTCGGGGTAGCCGCCATTGCACCGGAAGACGTGGATTTCGCGGCGTCCTCCTATGACTTGGTGGTGACCTCACCAGGTTGGCGCCCGAATTCACCACTGCTGGCGGCTGCTTCAGCAGCACGGCTGGAGGTCATTGGTGATGTGGAACTAGCCTGGCGCCTTGACCGTGCAGAGGTCTTCGGACCCAATCGCACCTGGTTGGTGGTGACAGGAACCAACGGCAAGACCACCACAACCGGCATGTTGGCTGCAATGATGCAGGCCAATGAAGCAGAAACCGGATTGCGCGCTAGTGCAGCGGGTAATATAGGGGTGTCGTTGTTTACTGCACTCGCGGCGACCCCGCGGGTGGATGTGCTGTGCGTGGAGCTCTCTTCTTTCCAGCTGCATTGGTCCAGCACCCTGCGCCCCCGGGTGGGCACGGTGCTGAATCTGGCTGAAGACCATATTGACTGGCATGGCAGCTTTGATGCTTATGCTCGGGACAAAGCCAAGGCTTTTCTTGGTGAAGTCGCCGTGATTGGCCAAGATGACCCACACGTGGTGCAGGCCGCGATTGATATTCGTCCCCGCGGTATTGTCACCAGCTTTACCGCCGGTGAACCACAAGACGGGGGCGTCGGTGTTATTGATAATGACATCGTGGTGGGCAACCCACCTACTCGTCTCGCCAGCGCGCAGGGAATTGAGCCCGCGGGGATCGCGGGTGTCTTGGATGCTTGTGCCGCTGCGGCGGTGGCGTATGCGGCGGGTGCGAGCGCGGAATCGATTAGCGCTGGCTTAGCCGCCTACCGCGTGGATGCTCACCGCGGCGAAGTTGTGCATGAGGCAGATGGAGTCAAGTTTATTGATAACTCCAAAGCCACTAACCCGCATGCCGTTGAAGCGGCACTAGCTGGGTTATCTGATGTTATTTGGATCGCCGGCGGTCAGCTCAAAGGCGCAGAAGTAGATGACTTGGTGGAAAAACATCACTTAGCGCTGAAAGCTGCGGTGCTGCTGGGACAAGACCGCGAGATTCTTGCTGCCGCGCTCAAAGAACATGCTCCCGAACTGCCAGTGGTTCTTATTGAAGACACCGACGGCGAGGAAGCGATGCAGCGCACCGTGGCGGCGGCACTTCAACACGCCGAGGCGGGAGATACCGTGCTTTTGGCGCCCGCTGCGGCATCGTTGGATATGTATTCAGGAATGAGCCAGCGCGGCGACTTATTCGCACTCAACGCGCGCAAGCTAACACAAGGCGAGGAGCTTAAACAATGA
- a CDS encoding FtsW/RodA/SpoVE family cell cycle protein: MTATESRASDPRRGGARSHGAAAGEKPQRTSKMGWLANAKEYMDSRAGLDYLMLRIIIFLLIGIGIIMVFSSSMATSYVESTGVWTEAIRQTLMVVAGLFMFWLALRIRPSFVRKLVPWLLALSIVLLIAVLIPGIGTGRDEVGSQSWIILGPASIQPSELARVAIGLYGATALADKVHRNFGLREPFTMYSIIAGIMFGLIIAQGDIGMGMSFAAVVIFTLFFAGVNWMVIAMILVLAVLSAVALFLGGGFRSNRFHTYFDALTGNIEDTQGTGFQAYQGFLSLADGGLTGVGIGQSRAKWFYLPEAKNDFVFAIVGEELGLFGGALVILLFALLGFFGVRTAMRAQNQFQALMAATLTAGVVAQAFFNIGYVVGLLPVTGIQLPMISAGGTSAIITIASMGLLANVARHEPMQISAMQNYGRPLFDRILNIPEPDPIDGSARPGRHSAPSRRAASRNTAQVTADRANQYGDGRVAEHESERRAGARSAAAGRGEYRRAASPGGDIQRTQPRRSETRRARDAEREKRFGQAVTDNRRPREKR, translated from the coding sequence ATGACGGCGACTGAGTCCCGTGCTAGCGATCCACGCCGAGGTGGAGCACGTTCTCATGGCGCGGCGGCTGGTGAAAAGCCCCAGCGCACATCCAAGATGGGCTGGCTAGCCAACGCCAAAGAGTACATGGATTCGCGTGCCGGCTTGGACTATTTGATGCTTCGCATCATTATCTTCCTGCTCATCGGCATTGGCATCATCATGGTGTTTTCATCATCGATGGCCACCTCCTACGTGGAATCCACCGGCGTGTGGACCGAAGCAATTCGCCAAACCTTGATGGTGGTCGCCGGCCTGTTTATGTTCTGGCTGGCATTGCGCATCCGGCCTTCATTTGTGCGCAAACTAGTGCCGTGGTTGCTGGCGCTGTCCATTGTCTTGCTCATCGCCGTTCTGATTCCGGGCATTGGTACGGGCCGTGATGAGGTGGGCTCGCAGTCCTGGATCATTCTGGGACCTGCGAGTATCCAGCCTTCAGAGCTTGCCCGCGTGGCCATTGGCCTCTATGGCGCGACAGCGCTGGCGGACAAAGTACACCGCAATTTCGGCCTGCGTGAGCCTTTCACCATGTACTCGATTATTGCGGGCATCATGTTCGGACTCATCATCGCGCAGGGCGATATCGGAATGGGTATGTCCTTTGCCGCGGTAGTCATCTTTACCTTGTTCTTCGCCGGTGTGAACTGGATGGTTATTGCCATGATTCTGGTGTTGGCGGTTCTATCCGCAGTTGCACTGTTTCTCGGTGGTGGCTTCCGTTCTAATCGTTTCCACACCTATTTTGATGCCTTAACCGGCAATATTGAAGACACCCAAGGTACCGGTTTCCAGGCTTACCAGGGTTTCTTGTCTCTGGCTGATGGCGGATTAACCGGCGTTGGCATTGGCCAGTCGCGTGCGAAATGGTTCTACCTGCCAGAGGCAAAGAATGACTTCGTCTTCGCCATCGTGGGCGAGGAACTGGGTCTATTTGGTGGCGCCTTGGTCATCCTGCTATTCGCACTGCTGGGCTTCTTCGGCGTGCGCACCGCGATGCGTGCGCAAAACCAGTTCCAAGCGCTGATGGCAGCCACCTTGACCGCTGGTGTTGTCGCGCAGGCATTCTTCAACATTGGATACGTCGTGGGTCTTCTTCCTGTCACCGGTATTCAGCTGCCGATGATTTCTGCGGGTGGTACCTCAGCGATTATCACGATTGCATCCATGGGCTTGTTGGCGAACGTGGCACGACACGAACCGATGCAGATTTCTGCAATGCAGAACTATGGCCGCCCACTGTTTGACCGTATCTTGAACATTCCAGAGCCAGACCCAATTGATGGCTCAGCACGTCCTGGCCGTCACTCGGCACCATCTCGTCGTGCTGCTAGCCGCAACACCGCTCAGGTAACAGCTGACCGTGCCAATCAATATGGCGATGGCCGCGTGGCAGAACACGAGTCAGAGCGTCGTGCCGGAGCGCGCAGCGCTGCCGCTGGCCGCGGGGAGTACCGCCGCGCAGCCTCCCCAGGTGGAGATATCCAAAGGACTCAACCGCGTCGCAGCGAAACTCGCCGCGCGCGCGATGCTGAGCGCGAAAAGCGATTTGGGCAGGCAGTAACTGATAACCGGCGTCCACGTGAGAAAAGGTAG
- the murG gene encoding undecaprenyldiphospho-muramoylpentapeptide beta-N-acetylglucosaminyltransferase has product MSNDVLSVVIAGGGTAGHIEPALAVGEALKTHHGARITALGTRKGLEGEIIPARGVDLRMIIPVPIPRKPSMDLVKLPFRIAKAVGQTRTVLKDVNAKAVLGTGGYVAAPAYLAAKSMGLPFYVLESNAKAGIANKLGVKLGGAGFNATHNSGMPGEVVGIPIRAELGKDEDGSAAARGRETWGFDDSKPVLLVTGGSQGAASINAAVAESLPGLLEHVQVLHAYGPKNEAPEAQDGYVPVPYISDMAAALAVADLTVCRSGAMTVAEITAASLPAIYVPLPHGNGEQALNSQHVVDAGGAILIDDAELTGQRLTEEVMKIARDEVGRQQMIAAAQDSGAGDVAKLLADRIASDVAEVEEKESK; this is encoded by the coding sequence ATGAGCAACGATGTATTATCGGTCGTTATTGCAGGTGGCGGCACTGCCGGCCATATTGAACCCGCCTTGGCTGTAGGTGAGGCTTTAAAGACTCACCACGGCGCGCGGATTACCGCATTGGGCACCCGCAAGGGACTTGAAGGGGAGATTATTCCTGCCCGCGGGGTGGATTTGCGCATGATTATTCCGGTGCCCATTCCACGTAAACCAAGCATGGATTTGGTGAAGCTGCCTTTCCGTATTGCCAAGGCAGTGGGGCAGACCCGCACGGTATTGAAAGACGTCAACGCAAAAGCAGTGCTGGGCACTGGCGGCTATGTCGCCGCACCGGCTTATTTGGCCGCAAAGTCCATGGGATTGCCGTTTTATGTTCTGGAGTCCAACGCCAAGGCAGGAATTGCCAACAAACTAGGCGTAAAGCTCGGCGGGGCAGGATTCAACGCAACCCATAATTCAGGCATGCCAGGTGAAGTAGTGGGCATCCCAATTCGCGCTGAATTGGGCAAAGACGAAGATGGCTCTGCTGCTGCACGGGGTCGTGAAACTTGGGGCTTTGATGATTCCAAGCCAGTTCTTCTGGTCACCGGCGGATCCCAGGGCGCAGCCTCTATCAATGCCGCAGTTGCTGAGTCACTTCCAGGGCTTCTGGAACACGTTCAAGTACTCCATGCCTATGGCCCAAAGAATGAGGCACCAGAAGCACAAGACGGTTATGTGCCGGTGCCATATATTTCAGACATGGCTGCAGCATTAGCAGTCGCTGACCTAACCGTCTGCCGCTCCGGTGCTATGACCGTTGCAGAAATCACGGCGGCATCATTGCCAGCTATCTACGTGCCGCTGCCACACGGCAACGGCGAGCAAGCATTGAACTCGCAACACGTGGTGGATGCCGGCGGCGCGATACTCATTGATGATGCTGAACTGACAGGGCAGCGTCTGACTGAGGAAGTCATGAAGATTGCCCGTGATGAAGTAGGCCGCCAGCAGATGATTGCTGCCGCACAAGACAGTGGTGCCGGCGATGTGGCTAAGCTTTTGGCCGACCGCATTGCCTCAGACGTTGCAGAAGTAGAAGAAAAGGAATCCAAATAA